The genome window CTTTTTGGAATAAAACATTCAATTATTTTATGTAATTAGCAATCCATTATATTGTATACTTTGTTCTGTTCTGGAAAATAGCTAGTTTCTGCCAAACTGGGccccagattcacaaaaccttcttaagaaGACATTTCTTCTTAACTGCCATTGTTTCCTTAACTAAAGACTTAAGAAGAAAGTTAAAAAAGATTATTGGACATTTTCTTGCGCTATTTCTTATGTTTCTCCTTAACACAAAGTTAAGAAAAAATGTGATTATTGAAAATAAAGTTATTGGAAATGTTATTTAATTCCAAGATAGTTAAACCCTTGTCTTAAACTCAGGGCAGTGAGAGAAAAAAGCTCATGAAAGCAATGGAACATGTTAATTCACACACAAACTTCATCTGAAAGTTTCAGTATTGATTCTTttaaacatgttgtagaacagtaATCTTAGTAAGAaatatgctaacatgattgccataggtagctagatagctagctaaaatggTTGCCTAGCAACAAACATGTTAAGAAGATTTTTTTAAGAAGATATTTGAGAAGTTCGTAAGAAAATCATAAAATCTTAAGATATTGTTGAGGTTGCACTTACGAACTATCTTATGAACTTCTTATGAACTTCTTAAAAAGCTTCTTCAGTTTTTGTGTAAGAAGTGTTTTGTGAATCCGGGCCCTGTTCTCCATATTCTGTAGTGTTCTGCCTGTTGGCTAGACTAGGCAGCTACTGTAGCTAGACTCAGGCAGCTACTGGAGCTAGCTAACTGCCTAAATTAGTTAGCTCACTAGCTAACTAGCAAACTAACAGTTAGCTACGTTAGGCTCATTGTAAATCAAAAATGCTTGTTTTCATTTCATGTATTAGCAAAACATTGAGTATATTTGTGTTAGCTAATTAGTCACATTTGTCTCCCTTCCACAACATAAACATCTAAAGAGCTAGTGTTACTATATCAGAGATGTCGGGGTAATATAGCTAATATCTAATGACCTTGTGAATGTATCAATAGTTGTAGCTAAGTTAGCTGTCAGTCATAGCTAGGTCTATGAAATATTTACAGCAAATAATATCAACATCTACTAATTTGCTATTCTTACATAGAGTATATTTTTTGTCAATTGCTGGCAGCACCATTTCACCAGGTCAAATTTCTAGTACAGGTAAACGTACTTGGTggataaaggtgattctgattctTCAATGATTGCTTTTAGGAGAATCTGCTTCCTGAACATGGCACACATAGGTCTAAAAGAGAAGGAGGTCCAAGGGTCTGTGGAGGATTGCTGAAGGCCAGTGTAGAAACAGGGTCCATTAGAGGTTAAGAGGATCAAACAGGGCCCGGAGGGAACAGGGGGAGATGTAGAAGCGGCAGAGGCAGAATCTGGGAAATATCCTTGGCTCACAGGAGGGGATTGATCATCATTATCAGATAGGCGTGCACAGCTTTGTAAGCCACACAACACCATGTCTGATTATCTACCAAATCTAGACCAGATTGTCAATTGTACTTATGTCCCAGGAAgtatagctttttttttttactcattacTTTTGTATCTTGACAGctgtcaagagagagagagagagaggggggggcatgTATTTGACTGATGATGCTGGAGAGACACAGCTCTTTTGATGTGGTCCATTCATCCAGCCAACCGGGAGGTAGTGAGGTGCAGGGGAGTCCCTTTTTGGTGCACCTGTGGCGGGTGTCGTGAAATGCCAACTGACTgaggagaggtgttgtggtggggGGCTAGAATCCTGCATCCGTACAATGCTGCACATGTACACTTCCTGCCTGGAGCCTCCAAATCTGAAACATCAGGTTCTACGATGATCTTGCCCTGGAGAGAGACCATCGAGTCGCATCTCTTCCTTTATCTGTTGGCAGCATGGCATGTTCGTCCACAATTTTATTCCAAGCTGCAGCGTGTGGCACATCAGGGGCGCTTCCCCTGACACTAATCCTGTATAAGGTTTCACTCCTGGGCTACGAAATTCTGTCcattatttgtttgtttatttgtgtatgtgttcGCTTCTTTACCCTTTTATTTCAggttgtttaaaatgtttttgttcaacaaatatatatattttttatatcaaaCAATCATAAACAAAGAATTTACATTATAATTACATTTATTTATCATAAACACATTCATGTTCTTAGTTTATTTACAGTGGATTGATAGGACTGTACAATACATATCAGTACATTTTTTACAATTGCTATTTATAAAAATTAGGTTTATGTGGGCATGGGTTTCTGTCAAGAATCAGGAAaagcccagatgcagacagtttcaaagtaacaaaagtttattacaaaaacaggggggcaggcaaatgacGGGTCAAGGTCAGGCGGGGCAGAGTCTGAAGGTACAGCGGCGGGCAGGCTCAGGGGTCAggccaggcagaggtcagtaatctagGGTGGTTGACAAGGTTCAGAAccgcaggcaggctcagggcaggcagaatggtcaaaaccgaaAACTAGAAAACGGAACTAGAAAACGCATGGGAGTTGAGCTTGACAACACAAACTGGCAacgacaaacagagaacacaggcataaatacactggggataatggggaagatgggcgacacctggggggggggtggagacaagcacaaagaagGTTAAATAGATCGGGTGTGAGAATTTCGTCATTTAGCTGTTCAGATCctgggagagggaggaaaagattTATCTAAAACATTCTGTTTGACACTACTGTTTTTAATCTTATCACTCCTACCTAGCCCTTGGCTGACATATGCCTGAACCAGCACCTCAGGGACAAGGCCAAGATTCCTTCGTCACTGGCTACCGACAGATGATCCTTGGCATTCCCCGTTGATCCATCTGTCTCACCTTTCTCGTTACTGTTTGGGTCTTCTTCCAAACTTCCTCCTTTTGTTACTTTTAACCATTTACAACTACTTTGTTGTTAAATGTTTTGCTTAATTTGGTTATCTAGTCATTGAGCGAATACATCGTCGCTAACGTTAGATACAAGGAAGAAAGTGGTTATATCTGTCAGTCAAGCCCTACCTGTTCAGCAGAAACAAAATCCATTTCCCCACTCAGTCTAAATGGAGTTGCTCCCTCGCCACCTTTCAAAACTGTCCCCAATATTTCTTCTTCTTTGACTTTTGGCAGACTACACTCATAAAGGTGTCGTCTCCTACTGTACAGAGGTATAAAAACtaataaaaaacaaaacatttttggatTAACAAATTCATACTAATTCAAACCTTTACACTATTACCCTAATTTCTAACAAAACTGTACAATTCGATCCCTACACACTCAGAACCTCTTCATTCAGTACAGTGTAACATTTGGGCTTAACAGCGTGCTTCATCTGACTCTTCAACTACTACTTACATATTTATTCCTTCAACAACCTTCAGTTACCAAACCTTTTAAATTGTACACTGCACCTTCCTACTCGGTCTCGCTCATATCTCACATACCCAAGTTTTACATAGTCAGAAAACTTCATCAAAGGACATAAAACCGATGACTTTGCTCCTTCTTTCCGTCTATCATTCAATTCAAGCGACATCCACCTACCATTCCTGTCACCAAAAAACATCCTTGCTCGTGAATTACACTCCAGCCATAAACTGCTGTACATTTACAATTTAGCCCTTTCTACTCCACTCTTCTTCATCATCGTCGACTCATTCTCACCAACTGTACTGCGCCAAGATCATCGCTCAACACTTCTGCTTCCTCCATTGCTCCTCCAGTCATCCCCCACTTGCTCTTTGCTGTGAATGATGCAAGAGTTTGTGTTCTCGGGTAGAACCCCTATTGTCCTCATTCCAGCACAGCTGTTCTTCATCAACTTTCTCTCCATTTCCTCCATTTTGTCCACACTACTCCCATTTTCGTCTCCCCTGTTTGTTCCTCCTTCCGGGCTCGatgacttcttcttcttctcgtgTCCTGGCCTTGACTCCCCTGTCCAATGTCGGTCATCTCTCCCCTTTCCACATGATCTGAAATACCTTCACCGATGTTTCTCTTCACCTCCTAAtatcttgttgttgttttttggttagGTTTTTTTTTTCGTCGGTTGAGAGTAACACTTAAAATATTGGGTTTCCGTGAATTTGTCTGCCATTTGCTCAGATCCTGCTAAACTGCTTGTACCAGGGTGCTGTCTTGTCACGAGAACAATGATTCTTGTTGTGTATGTCTGATGCAAACACAttccattgatttattttgtCGCACTAACATCAATCATTAATATAAACAAACTGACATAGCAAATTCAAACTTACACTTACTGAGTCTGCTTTAACACTTTACACTGTGGGAGAAAAAACTATATCACCTCACCTTTGTGAAACAAAACATAAGCCCCAAAGTATTAATAGCAAAACAAATATTGACGGACAACCCCAAAAATGTGCGATTTTTTGGAATTTAACCCAATTAATTAACTCTCCCTCTTTCCTGCTATTGTCCCTCTCTTTGGTTATGTTCCCTGGTcctttggttatgttaccctgatcctttggttatgttaccctatcctttggttatgttaccctATCCTTTGGTTTGTTACTCTGGTCCTTGTTGTGTTACCCTGGCCTTTATTTTCCCAGTCCTTCCACATTCCTTCCAGCAACTCCCCTGCTCCCACTGCTGGTTTATCTCTGAGCtaggcagggttggtcctggtcatcCCTGATGGGAACCACTAACTGGAAGGATGATAATAATCATGTGAATAATAAGCGTGTGGGCAGCATTTTTTTCACGTGGGAAAAACACATGAAAATGTACATGTGATACTTCACCGTGTCCAAAACCCGTCTTACTCAAAATAATTCTGACCACTTCTGACTCAGACATTTTTCATGCGATTTGTTCACACGTGTCCAATGTGATTTCTTTTCAAGCTGTTTTTGTAAGGGTAACCATCACACAATATATTCAATCAACTCCTACCACTCCTACAATGCATATGCATGACAACTACTGTACTTCAGAGGAGGTCAAACACGCAATCAGATAACATGTCCAATCATGCAATCCCTTAATTACATGATACCAGCACTCTGCCGTCTGTATCAATCAGTATTCAAAGGTGGCAATACCAAACATCCGTTTTATTTATTGTATCCGTGCTAATCAACCTCAGTCGGAATATAAGGTAATAAATACACTGATTacatcccaattggcaccctattccctatgtagtgtactactttacaactgtcaccctattccctatgtagtgcactactttagaccaggactggcaccctattccctatgtagtgcactactttagaccagactggcacccttttccctatgtggtgcactactttagaccagactgGCTCCGTATTCCCTAtgtggtgcactactttggactcAGGACTGCACCCTATTACTTGTAGttcactactttggaccaggactggcaccctattcccctatgtagtgcactacttttggccggGACCCCTGGGCCCCACGTAGGACATAGGGTACCTGGCCACTGTGTTGATGGCAGGTGGTACAGTCATTAACTAGCAATACCAGGTGGATAGCAGCTATTTCCTCAAGATGTTGTTTTGTCATTTGTTTCTGACACAGCCTTTATTTTATGACAATGAAATTGACTGGTTCATGGCTGGCTCATGACTGATTTACTTGTATGCATGCAGATGATACTATGCCTCTGTACTCACCTCACCTCCCTTCACAATGTCACTGTGATTGTTGAAAGTTTGGGAATGAGTGCATGATGTTACGTCATAGTGCGAAGACTCTGCCTGCACTGATGTGGTTGAGGAATACCATTAACTGTTAACTActactcactactactactaccatccctaccaccagtaccactaccactaccactactactgccgcAGTATCTAGgatggagaggtctgtccatataaagcactgctctaccttcttaacacactatcaacaaggccggtcctacaggccctagttttgttgcacctaaactactgttcagtcgtgtggtcggTGACCCAAGAGGGATTtaagaaaattgcaattggctcagaacagggcagcacagctggcctttGGATGCACACGAGGCTAACATTAACAATAtgctgtcaatctctcctggctcaagtggaggagagattgacttcatcctacttgtatttatgacaggtattgacatgttgaatgcactgagctgtctgtttgaactactgagcacagagctcagacacccatgcataccccaaaaacatgccacaagaggtctattCACTGTCCCCAAGTCCAGCAAACTATGGGAGGTGCACTACTACTAGAGCCATAATTACATGAACTCCTTCCACATCATAACTGATACAAGCagcagaatcagatttaaaaaaacagataaaatacacgttatggaacagcagggactgtaaAGAGATACCACATAGGCTCTACAcatgcaaacagacacacactaactcgCATATACACACCCGTACGATGAttttgtgttgtgatgtgtgtgggggcctgagggcacacataatatgttgtgaaatctgatgtatttaatgtttttaaaaatgtataactgccttaatattACAGGACCCCAGGAGGAGTATTTTTGtatcttttatttaactaggcaagtcagttaagaacaaattcttatttacaatgacggcctaccggggaacagtgggttaactgccttgttcaggggcagaacgactgatttttacattgtccagctcagggatttgatccggCTATCGGTTACTGCCCGcactaaccactaagctacctgccttgtggcggctaatggggatccataatgatACAAatcaatactgctactactacactactgcctACTGACTCAGCTACCAAACAGCtacctgctgctactgctgctgctactgctgctactgctcctgctgctACTGCTCTGCTGTGCGTGTTCGCTCCAACGCTGCTGCTGCTTGcttttgctgctgctgctccggCTGGTTGcgctgctgcagctgctgctgctggtgctgctgttgctgctgctgctctgcactGTGACTGCTGATTACGCTTGCtggtgctgctgttgttgctgctgctctcCTGGTGCGGCctgctgcatgctgctggtcctgttGCTGCTGCTCGCTGCTGTCCTTCTGCTGCTGGCTGCGCTGCTCAGCTGGCGCGAtgctcgctgctgctgctggtctgctgttactgctgctggatGCTGCGCAGCGGCTGCTggtctgctgttgctgctgctgctcagtGCTGGTTGCGACTGCTGCACTGCTCGCTCTGGTGCTGcttttctgctgctgctgctgctgcacctgGTCGATCTCTGGCGTtcttctgctactgctgctgctgctgctgcactggTTCGGCTCTGCGCTGCTCTGCTGGTCGCTGCTGCAGCGCTCTGCTGGTGCtgctattgctgctgctgctggactgACTGGTGCGGCTGCAGCGCTACCTGCTGGTGCGCTATTCCCCTGCTGCTGTTTGCTGCAGCTGGTGCTGTGCTTAACGCACTGCTActggtgctgctgttgctgctgctgctgctctgcacgCTGGTTGCGACTGCGCAACgcttgctgctggtgctgctgttactgctactactgctagcaACGCCCTGGTTCGGCTGCTGGCAGCAGCTGCTGCTGGTGCTACTGTTGCTGCTAGTGCTGCTCGCAGCGCGCTGGAACGGCTgcaacgctgctgctgctggtgctgctttctgctgctgctgccgctgctgctggcaCTGCTGGTTCTACTGCCTCTGCtacgctgctctgctgctgctctgctgctgctgctgctagcacGGCTGCGGCTGTTGCGGCTGcttgcgctgctgctgctggtgctgctgttgctgctgcagctgctgcgctcctcttgttgctgctgctgctgctgctgcaacgcGCTGGTTCGGCTACTGCTGCGGCTGCTACTGGTGCTGCTgttgcttctgctgctgctgccgcaacgcagctggtgctgctgctgctgggcgctgctggtctgctgctgctgctgctgctgcggctgGTTTCGACGCTGcacctgctgctgctggtgctgctggtgcTCTGCTGCGCTGGTTGCTGCTTGCAGCTCTGctgtgctgctgttgctgctgctgctgctgctgctcgctgGTTGCACGCTGcaactgctgctggtgctgctgttgttgctgctgctgctccggCTGGTTGCGGCTGctggcgctgctgctgctggtgttgctgttgctgctgctgctgctgctacaacgcggctggttgctgctgttgctgctgctgctgcggcaaCGCACTGGTTGCGGCGGCTGCAACGCTGTGCGTGTTGCTGTTGCTGCtctgctggtgctgctgttgctgctgctgctgctgctaacgCGCGACTGGTTGCTGCTGCGCGGCAGCTGCTCTGGTGCTGCtgttgctctgctgctgctgctcgcgctgctggtgctgctgctgctgctgctaacgGCAGGACTGGTTGGGCTGCTAGCAAcggctgctgttgctgctgttgctgctgctgctgctggtgctgctgctgctcgcaACTGCGGCTGGTTGCGGCTGCTAacgcgctgctgctgctggtgctgctgttgctggtctgctgctgctgtaccgcagctggtgctgctgctgtaacgcgcgctggtgctgctgctgctgctgatgctggtgctgctgctgcggctggttgcggctgctgccgctgctgctggtgctgctgttgctgctgctgctgctgcgttgctggtgctgctgctactgctgctgctgcttgggtCTTGGCTGCGCTGCGACTGGTTGGAGCCCGCTAGCAGCACCTCTGCTGGTGCTGCTattgctgccactgctgctggcTACGCGGCTGGTTGCGGCTGCCCGCAGCGCTCTGCTGGTGCTGCTATTGCTGCTGCTAACGCTGCAGCTGGTTGCGGCTGCCAGAACTCTGCTGctggttgctgctgttgctgtgctGCTGCCACGCTGCGGCTGTTGCGACTGCCGCAgcagctgctgctggtgctgctgttgttgctgctgctgcttaaCGCTGCGGCTGGTTGCTGGCTGCGCGGCTGCTGCTGGTGCGGCTATTgcggctactgctgctgctgctgcgctgctgctgctgctgctctgctgccggCAACGCGATGGTGCGACTGCCAACGCTGCTGctggttgctgctgttgctgctgctgcggctCGCTGCGGCAACTGCCTGtttctgctgttgctgctgctgctgctgacgcTGCACCTGGTTGCGGCTGTGCTTGGGACTGCTGGTTGCTGCTGCTGCGCAGCTGGTGCCCTGCCGCAGCTACGCTgtggtgctgctgttgctgctgctgctgctgctgctcgcttGGCTGTTCGCTGCTGCGCTCTCTGCTGGTCTGCGTTGTTGCTATGCTGCCTGCAGCTCGTTTCGATGCTGCTGTGGTGCtggtgttgctgctgctgctgctgctgcaaacttgctgctgctggtgctgctgttgctgctgctgctgctgctgctgcttgggcgctgctggtgctgctgctgctgctgctgccagcgCGCGCTGGTGGGGCTGCTCGCGGCTGCTTGCTACGGTTCCtgctgtttctgctgctgctgctggtgctgctgctgccgcgctGCGTTGGTCGCTGCTGCTACGCTGCTCTCGGTGCTGCtgttgctggtgctgctgctgctaacgCGACGACTGGTGCTGCGGCTGCTGCTGCggttgctgctggtgctgctgttgctggtgctgctgctgcgctgccgctattctctgctgctctgctgctgctgctgctgctgaacaACAGCGGCAGCGCGGCTGGTTGCGCTGCGGcaacactgctgctgctgctgttgctgctgctgcggctGCCAACCGGCTGGTTGCGGCTGCCGCAACGCtctgctggtgctgctgttgctgctgctgctgctacgccgTGTTGCGACTGCTGCggcgctgctgctggtgctgctgttgttgctgctgcagcGGCAACGCTGCGGCTGGTTGCGACTGCAGCGGCAGCTGCTGCTGGTTGCgactattgctgctgctgctgctccggcgctgttctgctgctgctgctgcccagCAGCAGCTGCGCTGGTTGCGACTGCGcacgctgctgctggtgctgctgttgctgctgctgcggctGCACGCGAGCTGGTTGCggtcgctgctgctgctggttgctgctgttgctgctgctgctgctgcagctgcgGCTGGTTGCGGCTGCTGCAACGCTGCTGctggttgctgctgttgctgctgctgcctcaaCGCTGCACCTGGTGCGCGCTGACGCTGCTGgttgttctgctgctgctgctgctgcagctgctgcgGCTGGTTGCGTCGCTGCgcaactgctgctgctggttgcgACTGTTTGGCTACGGCTGCTGctggttgctgctgttgctgctgctaccgCCGCTGGTTGCGGCTGCTGCAGCgccgctgctggtgctgctgttgcCGCTGCTGCTGTTTGCTGCAGCTGGTGCGCtttcgctgctgctgctggtctgctgctgctgctgctgctgctgtaacgCGGCCGCTGGTTGCGACTGCTGCAACGCTCTGCTGgtcgctgctgttgctgctgctgctgccgcgcaCCGCTGGACGCTGCCCGgcagctgctgctggtgctgctgttgctgctgctgctgccgctgctgctcgcgctgctggttgctgctgccgctgctgctggccgctgctgctgctgctctgctgctgctagtGCTGCTGCTTGGCAGCGGCTGCGCTGGTGCGACTgctggttgctgctgctgctggtgctgctgttgctgctgcgcTGCTAACAGCGCAGGctggtgctgctgttgctgctgctaatGCTGCTACACCGGCTGGTGCGGCTGCTCGCTCGCTGCTGCTGgtcgctgctgttgctgctgctgctgctgctgtgcagcTGGGACGGCTGCTGCGCTGCCTGCtggtgctgctctgctgctgctgctgcgtgctGTGCGGCTGgcagcagctgctgctgctggtgctgctgctgctgctgctgcagctggtTGCGCCTGCTGCAGCGGCTGCTGCTGgttgctgctgttgctactgctcCTGCTGCGCTGCAGCTGGTTGCTGCTGCTACGTTTGCTGCTACTggtgttgctgttgctgctgctgctgctgctgctgctgcgggcTGGTTGCGACTGCCGCAACAGCTGCTCTGTTGCTCTGTTGCTGCTGCTCCTGCTTGGCAACGCGCTGGTTCGGCTGCTGCTGTTTGCTGCTGCTGGTGTTGCTgttcgctgctgctgctgctctctgcagctggtgctgctgttgctgctgctgctgccgctggtTGCGACTGCTGCAGCAACTCTGCTggtgttgctgttgctgctgctgctggtctgctgttgctgctgctgctgctgctgctgccggctGGTTGCGGCTGCTCCTGCTGctggttgctgctgttgctgctgctgctgctgctgtggcgctgctggtgctgctgctctgctgccgcAACGCGGCTGGTTGGAGCTACTAGAACACGCTctggtgctgctgttgctgctactactactggtctctgctgctgctgctacgctggtgcgctactgctgctgctgctactggtgctactgttactggtactactacttcttctgctacaactatactactactactgctggtgGATAACAACTTTGTAACCATTTACAACTACTTTGTTGTTAAATGTTTGCTTAATTTGGTTATCTATCATTGAGCGAATACATCATCGCTAACGTTAGATACAGGAAGAAAGTGGTTATATCTGTCAGTCAAGCCTACCTGTTCACAGAAACAATGCCATTTCCCCAGCTCGTCTAAGATGGAGTTGGCTCGGGACGCCCGCCACCTTTCAAAACTGTCACCAATATTTCTTCTTCTTTGACGTTAATTGGCAGACTACACTCATAAGGTGTCGATCACCTACTGTACAGAGAGTataaaaaataagtaaaaaacaaaacatttttggatTAACAAATTCATACTAATTACCAAAAACAAAAAACCATATGTACACTATTACCCTGAATTTCTAACAAAAACTGTACAATTCggatccctacacaggctcaggaACCTCTTCATTCAGTACACCGTGTAACATTTGGGCTGTAACAACGTGCTTCATCTGACTCTTCAACTACTAACTTACATATTTATTCCTTCAACAGACACGTGTCACGTGACCAAACCTTTTACAATTGTAACACTGCAGCGGCTTCCGTTCATACGGTCTCGCCTCATATCT of Salmo salar chromosome ssa01, Ssal_v3.1, whole genome shotgun sequence contains these proteins:
- the LOC123727879 gene encoding LOW QUALITY PROTEIN: myb-like protein AA (The sequence of the model RefSeq protein was modified relative to this genomic sequence to represent the inferred CDS: inserted 1 base in 1 codon) — encoded protein: STSNSSTSSSSSSXRTSVAAAAETSSSSSNSSTRACSSSSNQPRCGSRAAAPAAPQQQQQQQQQQPAAGAAATSRQQQQQQQQQQTSSSSNSNTSRVAAAVATSGSSSSNSSTSCREQQQQRTATPAAANSSSRTSALPSRSSSNRATEQLLRQSQPARSSSSSSSSNSNTSSSKRSSSNQLQRSRSSSNSSNQQQPLQQAQPAAAAAAAAPAAAAAASRTARSSSSRAAPAGSAAAVPAAQQQQQQQQQRPAAASEQPHQPQQHQQQQRQQHQQQQQQQQQQQPLLAAQPLPRSSNQSRVSSSSSSNSSTSRAATATRTALQPPQPVRCRSSSSNSSNQPRCSSSSSSNSNTSSSSASSRNQPEQQQQQQQHQQQLQRATSEQQQQQQQQQHKHQQHQQQQVQRRNQPQQQQQQQTSSAQQQQHQLRCGSSSRSNSSTSSSRSSSRTSASCSSNSSTSSSSASSRNSRSRASSSSSRAAAEQRSRGISPAAAAIAAPAERCSSDQQSSAEPNQCSSSSSSSRRTPEIDQVQQQQQQKSSTRASSAAVATSTEQQQQQQTSSRCAASSSSNSRPAAAASIAPAEQRSQQQKDSSEQQQQDQQHAAGRTRRAAATTAAPASVISSHITASLCPSVTASLCPSVTASLCPSVTASLCPLSNRLAVPLSNRLAVPLSNRLAVPLSNRLAVPLSNYHMISLALGHTG